From a single Balneolales bacterium ANBcel1 genomic region:
- a CDS encoding isoprenylcysteine carboxylmethyltransferase family protein, with protein sequence MNPDSSNENEDSRENTASVPAEHPLERKIPPVVVFGFFALAMWAIARYFPVFAVDIPFQYYLTAFLMGTAILTAAYSIYLFMKNQTTVHAGKPAETTALVTDGPYRHSRNPMYLSLSLVLIGWAIFLSDLLCLMLMPLFYIYMTRFQIISEERALREKFGEDYDAYTDRTPRWL encoded by the coding sequence ATGAATCCTGATAGCAGCAACGAAAATGAAGACAGCCGGGAAAACACGGCATCGGTCCCGGCAGAACATCCTCTGGAACGGAAGATTCCCCCAGTTGTGGTTTTTGGTTTTTTTGCCCTGGCGATGTGGGCGATAGCCCGTTACTTCCCGGTTTTTGCCGTAGATATTCCGTTTCAGTATTATCTGACCGCTTTTCTGATGGGTACAGCGATACTGACCGCCGCATACAGCATTTATCTCTTCATGAAGAATCAAACAACGGTGCATGCCGGAAAACCCGCCGAAACGACAGCGCTGGTCACCGATGGGCCGTACCGGCACAGTCGCAATCCCATGTATCTTTCTCTGTCGCTTGTGCTTATTGGCTGGGCGATCTTTCTCTCCGACCTGCTCTGCCTGATGCTCATGCCGCTGTTCTACATATATATGACCCGGTTTCAAATTATTTCCGAGGAGCGTGCCCTGCGTGAAAAGTTCGGGGAGGATTATGACGCCTATACCGATCGCACACCGCGCTGGCTGTAG
- a CDS encoding PQQ-dependent sugar dehydrogenase: MAMLLAISACSPSNSNESLSNTDESESWVVSSQYTDIRLTKIAGGLEHPWSLAFLPDGRMLVTERPGRLNILDNGEITSVDGLPDIHARGQGGLMEVSLHPDYESNGWIYLTYSRPNDQGQTATALARARLDGNNLIDSEDIFIQNRYSQPGRHYGSKLAWDHDGKLLMSIGDRGSEPPRAQDLMDHAGTLLRLNDDGTVPPDNPFVGDDSALDEIFTYGNRNIQGLIVHPETGEIWATEHGPRGGDELNLLEAGKNYGWPTVTLGLDYRTQEEFPHSEARHSVEGMTDPVYELLPTHAPSGLAHISGDHFTSRWDDNLLAGGLRAERIRRLVIQDYEVIHDEELILQEIGRIRDVRVGPDGNIYVLTDHPDGGLYRLEPGS; the protein is encoded by the coding sequence ATGGCAATGTTGCTCGCAATATCCGCATGCAGCCCGTCCAATTCCAACGAATCCCTGAGCAACACCGATGAAAGCGAAAGCTGGGTTGTCTCCAGCCAGTATACCGATATCAGGCTGACAAAGATTGCCGGCGGACTCGAACACCCCTGGTCGCTGGCTTTTCTGCCGGATGGCCGCATGCTGGTGACCGAACGCCCCGGACGGCTTAACATATTGGACAACGGTGAGATCACATCCGTTGACGGGCTTCCCGATATACATGCAAGGGGCCAGGGCGGACTCATGGAAGTTTCCCTGCATCCCGATTATGAATCCAACGGCTGGATCTATCTGACCTACTCCAGGCCCAATGACCAGGGTCAGACCGCCACCGCATTGGCACGTGCCCGCCTGGATGGAAACAACCTGATCGACTCTGAGGATATCTTCATCCAGAACCGCTACTCGCAGCCCGGCCGACATTACGGATCCAAGCTGGCATGGGACCATGACGGCAAACTGCTTATGAGTATCGGTGACCGTGGTTCCGAACCTCCCAGAGCCCAGGACCTGATGGATCATGCCGGTACCCTGCTCCGGCTTAATGACGACGGCACCGTCCCGCCGGATAATCCTTTTGTGGGAGATGACAGCGCCCTGGATGAAATATTTACATACGGCAACCGAAATATCCAGGGACTGATCGTCCATCCAGAAACCGGTGAAATCTGGGCCACCGAACATGGGCCGCGCGGCGGCGATGAACTCAACCTGCTGGAGGCGGGAAAGAATTACGGGTGGCCGACCGTCACGCTCGGACTCGACTACCGCACCCAGGAGGAGTTCCCGCATTCGGAAGCACGCCACAGCGTGGAAGGCATGACGGACCCTGTTTACGAATTGCTGCCCACACACGCCCCCTCCGGACTCGCCCACATTTCCGGTGACCATTTCACAAGCCGCTGGGATGATAATCTGCTGGCCGGCGGCCTTCGCGCCGAACGGATCCGCAGGCTGGTTATCCAGGACTATGAAGTCATCCACGATGAAGAGCTGATCCTGCAGGAGATCGGACGCATCCGCGATGTCCGTGTCGGGCCCGACGGCAATATCTATGTGCTCACCGACCACCCGGACGGAGGACTCTACCGGCTGGAACCCGGAAGCTGA
- a CDS encoding carboxylate/amino acid/amine transporter has product MKYLVFVTLLWAFSFSLIDEYLAGQVDSDFAVLSRVVFAGLVMLPFTRWTGVRRELVTGMILVGALQFGVTYLCLYRSFQFLTAPEVLLFTIMTPVFVTVLDDALNSRFSPVALIAAILAVVGAGVIRYDGITSGYLFGFLLMQVANASFAAGQVGYKNLVRWYPTEIPPVRFFGYFYAGALLITLPSYLIFGDTTLMPQTGTHWAVLLWLGFGASAAGLFLWNHGATKVDAGTLAVMNNAVIPAGLLVNLLIWNRDADLIRLAAGAVILVAAYWVNRRFSRI; this is encoded by the coding sequence ATGAAGTACCTCGTTTTTGTGACCCTGCTCTGGGCCTTTTCGTTCAGCCTTATCGATGAGTACCTGGCCGGACAGGTGGACAGTGATTTTGCCGTTCTCTCCCGGGTGGTTTTCGCCGGACTTGTGATGCTTCCGTTTACCCGGTGGACCGGTGTTAGGCGCGAACTGGTAACCGGTATGATCCTGGTCGGCGCGCTTCAGTTCGGTGTGACCTACCTGTGCCTGTACCGCTCATTTCAGTTTCTGACGGCACCGGAAGTGCTGCTTTTCACCATCATGACACCGGTGTTTGTCACCGTCCTTGATGATGCCCTGAACAGCCGCTTTTCGCCGGTGGCGCTGATTGCCGCCATTCTCGCGGTTGTAGGTGCGGGCGTGATCCGCTACGACGGCATCACAAGCGGCTATCTGTTCGGGTTTTTATTGATGCAGGTTGCGAATGCCTCGTTCGCCGCAGGCCAGGTCGGATATAAAAACCTGGTCCGGTGGTATCCCACCGAAATCCCGCCTGTCCGCTTTTTCGGCTACTTCTATGCCGGCGCCCTGCTGATCACCTTGCCGTCCTATCTGATTTTTGGTGACACCACGCTGATGCCGCAGACCGGCACGCACTGGGCCGTTTTGCTGTGGCTCGGCTTCGGCGCATCAGCAGCCGGACTCTTTTTATGGAACCACGGCGCCACCAAAGTCGATGCCGGAACTCTTGCGGTCATGAACAATGCGGTCATCCCGGCCGGACTGCTGGTCAACCTGCTGATTTGGAACAGGGACGCGGACCTCATCCGGCTGGCCGCCGGTGCCGTCATTCTTGTTGCGGCCTACTGGGTAAACCGCCGTTTCTCGCGCATATAA
- a CDS encoding glycosyltransferase: MKIVDIAEFYAEKGGGVKTYINQKLLAGSKLGHEIVVVAPGAEAGETERNGGRIIWVPGPALPVDRRYYILWRERMVHEILDREQPDVVEGSSPWTGGWFAARWKGDAVKAFIFHQDPVAVYPHTILGKFIKSARVDKLFLFYWNYLRRLSKRYDATIVSGEWLANRLSRFKINNPVTVPFGIDKLFSTPNRRSTELRKIILEELGLPEDAILMIGISRHHPEKRLGTIFEGFRMASEHRQIGLVIFGDGPFRWMVKHQARGIPHIKLMGFKSNREELADYLASADYFVHGSAAETYGLVVAEAICSGLPVIVPAHGGAGDLADSEYSEVYEPGDSVDLSKAILRMLDRDRPAMVRACAVAAEHSIGTLDDHFRMLFETYQNMVDKRKKSGPVTPGSRSV; this comes from the coding sequence ATGAAGATTGTTGATATCGCAGAATTTTACGCGGAGAAGGGGGGTGGGGTTAAAACCTACATCAACCAGAAGCTTCTCGCAGGCAGTAAGCTGGGGCACGAGATCGTGGTTGTAGCACCCGGTGCTGAAGCAGGGGAGACGGAACGCAATGGCGGCCGTATCATCTGGGTTCCGGGGCCCGCGCTTCCAGTAGACCGGCGTTATTATATTTTGTGGCGTGAACGCATGGTCCATGAAATTCTTGACCGCGAACAACCCGATGTTGTGGAAGGATCGTCACCATGGACCGGTGGGTGGTTTGCCGCCCGATGGAAAGGCGATGCGGTTAAAGCCTTCATTTTCCACCAGGATCCGGTGGCCGTCTATCCGCATACGATTTTGGGAAAATTCATCAAATCGGCCAGGGTTGACAAACTTTTCCTGTTTTACTGGAATTACCTGCGAAGGCTGAGTAAACGGTACGATGCGACGATCGTCAGCGGAGAGTGGCTGGCCAACCGGCTGAGCCGTTTCAAGATCAATAACCCCGTTACGGTGCCCTTCGGTATCGATAAACTGTTCTCTACTCCCAACCGACGGAGCACGGAGCTCCGGAAGATAATCCTCGAAGAGCTCGGTCTGCCTGAAGATGCCATCCTTATGATCGGCATCAGCCGGCACCATCCGGAAAAACGCCTCGGAACCATCTTTGAGGGATTTCGGATGGCCTCGGAGCATCGTCAAATCGGATTGGTGATTTTTGGTGACGGGCCGTTTCGATGGATGGTCAAGCATCAGGCCCGGGGGATTCCTCACATCAAACTGATGGGATTTAAATCAAACCGGGAGGAGCTCGCCGATTATCTGGCCAGCGCCGACTATTTTGTGCATGGCTCGGCAGCCGAAACGTACGGACTGGTGGTAGCCGAAGCGATTTGCAGTGGCCTGCCGGTAATTGTTCCTGCGCATGGAGGGGCCGGAGACCTTGCCGACAGCGAGTATTCCGAAGTGTATGAACCGGGTGATTCCGTGGATCTCTCAAAGGCGATCTTGCGGATGCTTGACCGTGACAGGCCCGCGATGGTCCGAGCATGCGCGGTAGCGGCAGAACACTCCATCGGCACGCTGGACGATCACTTCCGGATGCTTTTCGAAACCTATCAGAATATGGTTGATAAGCGCAAGAAATCAGGTCCGGTTACTCCTGGCAGCCGATCGGTTTAA
- a CDS encoding FkbM family methyltransferase, which translates to MTPVKLDADDASVIIDVFYKRVYHNLFPFYADSVIVDIGAHRGYFSIFCDSYSGKNSTIHALEPEPSNFSRLRDNIKANQCSKVQPHNMAVSGETGTRELYVSKSVNHTLVKTKGRHPKDSQEKSVSVNAVTLADFFQNNQIERVDFLKLDCEGSEYEILLQCPKSVLDRIRVIALEFHDTGLPGYNVTGLIHFLEINGYQLVKLEFQETMQPLQMGILVMKNNGYPKSQ; encoded by the coding sequence ATGACTCCCGTCAAGCTGGACGCCGACGACGCTTCGGTAATTATTGATGTGTTTTACAAGCGCGTTTATCACAACCTGTTCCCGTTTTATGCCGATTCTGTGATTGTAGATATTGGTGCGCACAGAGGCTACTTTTCCATTTTTTGCGACAGCTATTCCGGAAAGAACTCCACGATCCATGCGCTGGAACCCGAGCCGTCAAACTTCTCCCGGTTGCGGGACAACATAAAAGCAAATCAATGCAGCAAGGTTCAACCACACAATATGGCGGTATCCGGAGAAACCGGCACCAGGGAGCTGTACGTAAGCAAATCGGTGAACCACACACTGGTAAAAACTAAAGGGAGGCACCCAAAGGACAGTCAGGAGAAATCCGTATCGGTCAATGCTGTGACACTGGCTGATTTTTTCCAGAATAATCAAATTGAAAGAGTCGATTTTTTGAAACTGGACTGTGAAGGGAGTGAGTACGAAATACTGCTACAGTGTCCGAAAAGCGTTCTTGACCGGATACGGGTGATCGCTTTGGAGTTTCACGATACCGGATTGCCCGGATATAATGTGACCGGGTTAATTCATTTTCTGGAGATCAACGGATATCAGCTGGTAAAACTGGAATTTCAGGAGACCATGCAGCCTCTGCAAATGGGAATACTGGTCATGAAAAATAACGGCTACCCCAAATCACAATAA
- a CDS encoding GNAT family N-acetyltransferase produces MSKLSIEFVEAAVESEWQQVWMECEYATFFHSPEWLHIVKEYSGGSVLPVTRKITFSDGTSAFFILSATKNLKGLVKVYESSPLGVYGGWISTHALSDAHAAMITSLVMKQYPGLIWRASPFQPHDAAFPVSGSLKQESTFVVPLNMPFDELRKKIRRNTLRNLKKAESLDLSLKKIEARHLPAYYDCYRQSLERWQGKGSPKSHYGMEMFQQLLQSEYCDFFGVFHGGKLVCGGPILRSRRHAVSWLGLADADYIGKGVYQYFYYHLIRHYRVQGFAWFDFNPSSSLKGVEHFKKGFATVAMPAPVMDTRSSYVRGLQKIRRYFDSGINS; encoded by the coding sequence ATGAGCAAACTTTCCATCGAATTTGTTGAAGCGGCCGTTGAATCCGAGTGGCAACAGGTCTGGATGGAGTGTGAATACGCTACATTCTTCCATTCACCAGAGTGGTTGCACATTGTAAAAGAGTATTCCGGAGGATCCGTTTTGCCTGTAACGAGGAAGATCACTTTCAGTGACGGCACATCCGCCTTTTTCATCCTCTCGGCGACCAAAAACCTGAAAGGCCTGGTAAAGGTGTATGAATCTTCCCCCCTTGGGGTTTATGGCGGATGGATTTCAACCCATGCCCTTTCGGATGCCCATGCAGCGATGATCACATCGTTGGTGATGAAACAATACCCCGGCCTGATCTGGAGAGCCAGCCCGTTTCAGCCGCATGACGCTGCCTTTCCGGTCTCCGGCAGCCTGAAACAGGAATCGACATTCGTTGTTCCACTCAACATGCCGTTTGATGAGCTGCGGAAAAAAATCCGGAGAAATACGCTCAGAAATCTGAAAAAGGCCGAATCGCTGGATCTGTCGCTGAAGAAGATAGAAGCGCGCCATTTGCCGGCTTACTACGACTGTTACAGGCAATCCCTGGAGCGGTGGCAGGGAAAGGGAAGCCCCAAAAGCCACTATGGCATGGAAATGTTCCAACAACTGCTTCAATCGGAGTACTGTGATTTTTTCGGGGTGTTTCACGGCGGAAAACTAGTTTGCGGCGGACCGATTCTGCGGAGCAGGAGGCACGCCGTCAGCTGGCTCGGCCTGGCCGATGCCGACTACATTGGGAAAGGGGTTTATCAGTATTTTTACTATCACCTTATCCGCCATTACAGAGTGCAGGGGTTTGCCTGGTTTGATTTTAATCCCAGCAGCAGTCTGAAAGGTGTGGAGCACTTCAAGAAAGGGTTTGCTACCGTAGCCATGCCCGCCCCCGTGATGGATACACGTTCTTCGTATGTCAGGGGACTTCAAAAAATCCGGAGGTATTTCGATTCCGGAATCAACAGCTAA
- a CDS encoding S9 family peptidase: MISRQSPLFAFLILIFLLQGLFTTQSVALANDSNSKLLSAEVLWKMERIGSPEISPDGRWVVAPVTRYTLDDDKSHTDLWLFGSDGSVERPLTRHGSADGQPAFNADGSMIAFVTRRDDDNASQVYVLPIGEPGEARRVTDVPTGVNVIKWVGDHIYFITSVWHGKTWDEMEEEIASQRDSHVSARIWNELPFSHWDHWLDEERQAHVYRVPASELSLRMNRVSGDQALVGRDEIEAVTGTSGRELPRSTQGPGSYDVAPDESLVAFVSDTNHDDTDPKMDIYLMGPGSDEAVNITVDNDAGDSNPLFSPDGSQIAYNRQQIKGFYADTRRLVLYDVAGEEHRELTGDWDRSADGLVWAPDGSALYGAIDDAGTYRIYRIDASTGAPAPVTGQTSYSSLSVAGNGTLAALNQSFLYPNRLVLVDPSGGRVTRLDTRNDDILDKVELGTYESVTYEGYGGAEIQMWVHYPPGFDESKEYPLFLLIHGGPHSAIPDGFHFRWNAQTFASWGYVTAWHNFHGSSGFGQDFADAINPDWITKPYADTRKAAEWFADQPWIDADRMVAGGGSYGGYLSSILLGKEHPFNTLLIHAPVYNMYSQLAADFAVHTTRFGDYWEHDIYEQISPHYFAENFETPALIIHGQLDYRVPVGQAFELFRTLQHKGIESRLIYYPDENHWILKPNNSLKWYDEVRSWMARFAEPGPR; encoded by the coding sequence ATGATTTCCCGACAATCACCATTGTTCGCTTTCCTGATTTTAATATTTCTGTTGCAGGGATTGTTTACGACACAATCCGTCGCCCTTGCAAACGACAGCAACAGCAAACTGCTTTCTGCCGAAGTACTCTGGAAAATGGAGCGCATCGGTTCCCCGGAAATTTCGCCCGACGGCCGCTGGGTTGTGGCACCGGTCACCCGCTATACCCTGGATGACGACAAAAGCCATACAGACCTCTGGCTTTTTGGTTCGGACGGTTCCGTTGAGCGGCCGCTGACACGGCACGGCTCCGCTGATGGTCAGCCTGCATTTAACGCAGACGGCAGTATGATCGCCTTTGTAACTCGCCGCGATGATGACAACGCATCGCAGGTCTATGTGCTGCCGATCGGCGAGCCCGGCGAAGCCCGCAGAGTGACCGATGTGCCTACCGGTGTCAATGTGATCAAATGGGTGGGCGATCACATATATTTCATCACCAGCGTCTGGCACGGCAAAACCTGGGACGAGATGGAAGAGGAGATCGCCTCTCAGCGCGATTCCCATGTTTCTGCCCGCATCTGGAATGAGCTTCCGTTCAGCCACTGGGATCACTGGCTTGATGAAGAGCGCCAGGCACATGTCTACCGGGTTCCCGCGTCTGAATTGTCACTTCGAATGAACAGGGTTTCCGGCGACCAGGCCCTGGTCGGCCGGGATGAGATCGAAGCGGTGACCGGAACTTCGGGCCGGGAGCTTCCGCGCTCGACCCAGGGTCCCGGAAGCTATGATGTTGCTCCTGATGAATCCCTGGTGGCATTTGTCAGCGACACCAATCACGACGATACCGATCCCAAAATGGATATCTATCTGATGGGGCCCGGAAGCGATGAAGCCGTCAACATAACCGTTGATAACGACGCGGGCGACAGCAACCCGCTTTTTAGTCCGGATGGCTCCCAAATCGCCTACAACCGGCAGCAGATCAAGGGTTTTTACGCCGATACGCGGCGCCTCGTCCTGTATGATGTGGCCGGTGAGGAGCATCGTGAACTGACCGGCGACTGGGATCGCTCGGCCGACGGACTGGTATGGGCCCCGGACGGCTCCGCCCTGTATGGTGCCATCGACGATGCCGGAACCTATCGTATCTACCGGATTGATGCTTCTACCGGCGCCCCCGCGCCTGTTACCGGCCAGACGAGCTATTCTTCCCTGTCCGTTGCCGGAAACGGCACACTTGCCGCCTTGAACCAGAGTTTTCTCTATCCCAACCGGCTGGTACTTGTGGATCCGTCCGGTGGCCGTGTCACCCGGCTGGATACACGCAATGACGACATCCTGGATAAGGTGGAACTTGGTACATACGAATCGGTTACCTACGAGGGCTATGGCGGTGCCGAAATCCAGATGTGGGTCCATTATCCTCCGGGATTCGATGAAAGCAAGGAGTATCCGCTCTTTCTGCTGATTCACGGCGGTCCGCACAGCGCCATACCCGACGGATTCCACTTTCGCTGGAATGCCCAGACCTTCGCTTCCTGGGGCTATGTCACCGCATGGCACAACTTCCACGGTTCTTCCGGCTTCGGACAGGATTTTGCCGATGCCATCAATCCCGACTGGATTACCAAGCCCTATGCCGATACCAGAAAAGCCGCAGAGTGGTTTGCCGATCAACCCTGGATTGATGCCGATCGCATGGTTGCGGGGGGTGGCAGTTACGGTGGATATCTCTCCAGCATCCTGCTTGGAAAAGAGCATCCGTTCAACACGCTGCTCATCCACGCGCCCGTATATAACATGTACTCCCAGCTGGCTGCCGACTTCGCAGTGCATACCACCCGCTTCGGCGATTACTGGGAACACGATATTTACGAGCAGATATCGCCGCACTACTTTGCTGAAAACTTTGAAACTCCGGCCCTGATCATTCACGGGCAGCTGGATTACCGGGTTCCTGTGGGTCAGGCTTTTGAACTGTTCCGCACACTTCAGCACAAAGGAATTGAATCCCGACTGATCTATTACCCGGACGAAAACCACTGGATCCTCAAGCCGAACAACTCCCTGAAATGGTATGATGAGGTAAGAAGCTGGATGGCCCGTTTCGCGGAACCGGGACCGCGATAA
- a CDS encoding CBS domain-containing protein: MKVQDILHKKGREVFSVDCDSSVFDAIASMSNKNIGALIVMTRGKMSGIVSERDYRNKVILKGRRSKDTAVKEIMTENVFCVRADYDLHDCMGIMSEKKIRHLPVLDEQGSVIGVISIGDIVKAIIDEQKLEIQDLRKYISSGYPG; the protein is encoded by the coding sequence ATGAAAGTACAGGACATTTTACACAAGAAAGGAAGGGAAGTATTCAGTGTGGATTGCGACTCCTCGGTTTTCGATGCCATTGCGTCGATGTCGAACAAGAACATCGGAGCGCTGATCGTAATGACCCGCGGGAAAATGAGTGGAATTGTATCCGAACGGGACTACCGCAATAAGGTTATTCTGAAAGGCCGCCGTTCAAAAGATACCGCAGTCAAGGAGATCATGACCGAGAACGTTTTTTGCGTGAGGGCCGATTATGACCTTCACGACTGCATGGGAATCATGTCGGAGAAAAAAATCCGCCACCTTCCCGTGCTTGATGAACAAGGTAGCGTAATCGGGGTGATCTCCATCGGAGATATCGTGAAAGCCATTATTGACGAACAAAAACTGGAAATACAGGACCTGAGAAAATACATCTCCTCCGGTTATCCCGGTTGA
- a CDS encoding CoA-binding protein encodes MKPEDSVSDFLGGEAIGVAGVSRKGDTAANYIYRKLRDRGYRVYAINPNAGQVEGDTCYPDISALPERIDGLVIGCHPDQAPDLVRQCRDAGVSRIWFHRSIGQGSYDEEAARQAREAGITVIPRGCPMMFCEPVDVFHKCLRWFTFR; translated from the coding sequence ATGAAACCAGAAGACAGCGTTTCCGATTTTCTCGGGGGAGAAGCGATCGGAGTTGCCGGAGTCTCCCGAAAAGGGGATACCGCCGCAAATTATATTTACCGCAAGCTTCGCGACAGAGGTTACCGGGTTTATGCCATTAATCCCAATGCCGGGCAGGTGGAGGGAGATACCTGTTACCCGGACATCTCCGCTCTTCCCGAGCGTATCGACGGCCTGGTCATCGGGTGTCATCCGGATCAGGCCCCGGATCTGGTTCGGCAATGCCGCGATGCGGGCGTTTCCCGAATCTGGTTTCATCGCTCCATCGGTCAGGGCAGTTATGATGAAGAAGCTGCCCGTCAGGCCCGGGAGGCAGGCATCACCGTTATCCCCCGCGGATGTCCCATGATGTTTTGCGAACCGGTGGATGTATTCCACAAATGCCTGCGCTGGTTTACTTTTCGTTAA
- the trxA gene encoding thioredoxin has translation MSPDIKDKRFSEVIRGETPVLVDFYADWCAPCRMMPPILKELKKRMGDSLHILKIDTEKNADLAIRYQVRGIPTLLLFKEGRVIWQQSGVMQAPQLEEVIRRELEDYETKMGA, from the coding sequence ATGAGTCCGGATATCAAAGACAAACGGTTTTCTGAAGTGATCAGGGGCGAAACGCCGGTACTGGTCGATTTTTATGCCGACTGGTGCGCGCCTTGCCGGATGATGCCACCCATTCTCAAAGAGCTCAAGAAGAGGATGGGCGATTCGCTCCACATCCTTAAAATCGACACCGAGAAGAATGCCGACCTGGCGATACGTTACCAGGTACGCGGAATTCCAACACTGCTCCTGTTCAAGGAAGGCCGGGTTATCTGGCAGCAATCGGGTGTGATGCAGGCGCCGCAACTGGAGGAGGTAATCCGGCGCGAGCTGGAGGATTACGAAACAAAAATGGGTGCATAG